GCTCTAGAGTGATGAAAAGCAGACCGGCCAAAGGAGAAAGAGGCAGTGAAGCAGCGCGGCGTGCCAACATCAACAGGAGCCGGCCATTTAGGCAGAATTAGCAGAAGAGGAAAATCCACAGGCTAATTGATGTGGCCTTAATGGCTGGAGGAAGCGACAAACCTTTGCAGAGACAAGGGAGGAAGGGCCACTTGTGTGGCACGTGAAGGTGGAGTCAGAGGAGGCAAGTTGGAAAAGTGTAAtagatgaggaagaggagggatcGAGTCTCTGCACTCCAATTATGTGGCTTAACTGGCCGACCGTGATGTAGTCCTTCAAATGGACCCATGAGGAGAGGGGGGGAAAGTGAAGAGCGGGGAAAAGTGGGGGGAAAAGGAAGAAGCTTGCATTAGAAGGACTAAacaagagggagagagggcGCGGCCGTACGGCAGAGATCAGGCAGGCTTTCTACCTCACATGGCACAGCGTCAGCTACAGCGAGGGGAGCGGGGGAACAGGAATGAGGGTGCACACAAGCGTTTCCATACATCTTATAGACATCAGACATCCTGAGGTACTCCTGCATCGACAGCCAAAGATAAGCAGAGATAAACCTGGCTAGCCGCCACTTTAGGCACAGCTACATCATACATTGAGATCCAATACAAGAGAAAAGAGTAACTCTCATAATatcaatcaaaatatttttttcactttatataGACAGCTCTTGTTTTGAATCTCATTTCAATGTGCTGGTATACCTAATCATGTGGCCGGAGTGGTAGATAAGACATGCCCACCAATCAGAAAGCAAACACTAGGCTtctacatttcaaatgaacatGCGAGGATGTCACTCCATAGTCTGTTAAtgctttcaaaaataaatctgtttGCTTTTACCTCCTGCAGCCTAACAGGGTAGACTTCAGGGGAAGGGACGTGTAAGGTAGAGGAAGGACAATGGCTAAGCGAGGGCTCGTCCTCATAAACAAGCTCGGGTTCGTTGATATGGAGTAAATCCTGTTCAAAAAGGTTCTTCAGTTAAAACAATGGGCGTGtgtgggcgtgtgtgtgtgcgtgggcgtGTTTATGTGCATGGAACTCGTTCACTAACACTTTCTTTTGATGCAGCTCACCTCTGTcattttgctgttgctctttgGGAAGCTCCTACCAGAAGTCATGCTGTGGTACCTGTTCTCCAGGGCACATAATTTGTCCTGCTCCTATATGGAGAAGGATATTTTAGAGTGCATTTTGTGCCATGTAGTTCTAACTTGTAGTTGGAGTTGCAACCTTGTGTAAGAGCTGCAGGGTGGCCGCCCTTTCTTTTGCCATCCTCTCACAGTCATGAGTAGCTTGTAAGCCCAGTTGCTTCACCTGAGCGTCCAGAGTGGCCATTTTCTCctgagaagagaaaaacatttcaaaaatatgaGAGCTGCATTTTTGGGGTTCGTGTTGCTTTTGTCTCACCTTCCTCTTGGCCACGCTGCAGTGATACTCAGTTTGCTCCTGAAGAAACTGCGAGGCCTGAGTCTCCTTTCGCTCTTCCAGACtgctctcctcctccagctggcAGAACTCCAGCTCCTCAAATCGCTTTGAGCCAGCTTCCAGAGCTTCAGCTTTCTACCCAGCCACAGACAACAAGTTTGAATACAATATTTAGCACTGAATCATCAGCAATCAAGAAGCATCATTCATCTGTTAATCCTTATGCAAAATAGTTGAAACACCAAATGTTATGAATTCTGTATACCCTGTTTCTAGACCATATGGCAAATATCGCCATATTTTTGTACCTCCACATTACATGCATCTGGTAGTGtctgaaaatattaaaagattaaagggGGTTGTTATAGTGACAATGCATGCCGTTTTAGCGCAAATATGTTAATAAGATTAATAATGACAGATTTGGTCTTTCATTTTGATAGAGGGAAGTAAAGCGATTTGCGTAGCAAAGGCATAGCCTGCAGCATCATACTTACAAAAGGCATTGACTAGTAAGATATTTCAAGAACGATAGGcagaacaaaagaagaaatcagAGCACAATGATTATTATTCCTATATTAGCTACTATATTAAATGATGTCTGTCTGCATGTGCCTCGCTCTTTGGTGTTCAGTACATGGTAACTCACTGTAGCCAGCCAGTGGGCTGCGTGAGAACACTGACCCTGCTGAGCTGCTCCTGTAACTGTTCCCTTAGAGACAAGGGGCACTTATCACACTGCCTCTTCAGCTCATTGTATTCATTCCTCTGCTTTTCCAGGACCTTCCGCTCAGCTGAGACATTAGCCCTCCCCTAAAAACACAtggaaacacacactcacaaacacacgcacacaaagatTGGGTACACACTAGGAATGGGCAGGTGTCTGTTTTTCAGTTGGAGCTCTCCGTATAGGCAAAGCAATTAAATTCTCAGAAGCAACCAGTAGAGGGCGCAAGCAATAGCTGATGgcgtttttctttccccccctaTTCTCTGGTTGTATTGTTTTGATTAATAACTTGAGTCACTTGGTAGTGTTTATACCATGGTGACAAGCTCATAACTGTCAACAAATTAAGGCTTCAATTACTTTTCTTGCCATTTGCTATTCCTTttagatatttataatttaagAGAAGCTTTCAATAAAtcattgcatttcttttgggATGGAATCATGGAAACCTAGTTAGATTTCTATGCCATGTGCCAAAAacaatggtaaaaaaaaacgttttgtaTATCAAAACCAAAATCTTCCATTTTTATCACTCAAGGAATTCCATACAAGAGCCCATCCCTAGTCTACACACATTcatttgcaaaacaacaacaacaagacaaCTCAAAATCATGCAACCAAGCAATGCGGGCCAAGGCAGTTTAAGTAAGCAGAACAAAGCATGTTTTCATATGGTTAGAAGCTGAAATGCTAGTTATGTTGCTCATTAGAtggaaatatatattaaaaaaacacacaaaggccTGAATCAGCAGTTAATCAAATCCAGTTAAGCATGTGCGGGAAATGTCTGAGTCATATTCCAAATGCAAGAGCAGCTTTGCTTCAATATCACAATGCAATCAGTTGAAATTTGAGAAAGTGGCACTCTAGCATATCCGATGTTTATTGGGCTTCATGGTGTTGTGGCTGTGAGTGCAAACCTTGTCCTTCTCCCTCTGAGTGGCCTTGTTCAACTGGCTAAGTTTGAGCTGAAGCTGAGAAATCTGCTCCCGTTCGGCCTCCACCTGCTCCTGCTCTGCCTGCCTCTCGGCCTGCAGCAGAGCCTGCTCCATCTCCACCTGAGGGGACCCATGAGGAGGAGTCACAGTCTGCTGCGCGCAGGGGGGCAAATAAAGGTTGGATGAGCTTTGACCTCTTGTTTGGTCTCTTTTAGTTGCTGCTCCAGCTCGTTGACTCTGTGCCTCAGGTCATCCACCTTGGCCAACATCttgctcctctcctcttccaGGTAGATCTGCTCCTGACTGGCTGGCACCTCCTCACACTAATGTCAAATTGATTAGACCCaaaattcatattcaaaacaccGCCGagtatgaattaaaaaaagacttgaTCACCTCTTGATGCGTGCTCTCGGTGCTGCTGGATTCCTCTGCCTGCGCCTCATCATCGATCTCCTTGCCTCTCTGCATATCGCCACTtgcacccctccctccccttagTAGTCCACTCCTCACCACCTCCGCCAGCTCTGCCGCGTTGTCCTCATGGTTATACCCTGCACACAGATTCAGGATGGTCTCCAGCCGCTGGCGCTCCTACGTACGGAAGAGGGGCGAGACATCAAGAGGCTTTCATACTTGGGACATACAGTAGATCCTGTTGCGCTTGGGAGACACTGTCCCATTTGAGCAGCTGTCGCAAAGCCGCAATGGCTAGACGGATGTAATGTGATAGCAGGAGGCCCTAAGATGGTGTATTTTGTCTAGGAGGGGGCAAGCACAGTTAAATAAGGTTTGATTTGTCATGACTAATCAttgttggtttattatttgacGAATGAGAACTTATTTTATGTGTAACATGagtagtgtattttttttaaatcattggTACTGAATACAGTATACAAAGCATGTGTAGTCTAATAAATGAACAAGGGTGGCATTTTAAAATCCCAAGTGCCCTTTAAATTGTTCAAGTGACAGTCAAATGACCCTCATAATTGCAAACAATTGCAAACGCCCACATTTACCAAAATAGGAGAGCAGAATTATCATTATCATTCCCGTTGCACACAAATTAGAGTTtaggaatggaaaaaaaacggactagcaaaacaaacaactacTTTTGGCCAGCTGACTTTTATGTGATCTCGGTTGTAAAAATAACCACCAAACTGAGAGCAAAATTAACAATTCAACTTACTGAGGTCTTGTTTTATTATAAAAAGCGGTCATAAAATTACATCTTAAACTGCAGTGAATCGAAATGTTAAATAAATCTTGTGAGTCATTTAGTAAGTGCTGagataatattaaaaaaaagttaggcgaCTTCCCCTTTGTGATCATTCTAAAATGACCTTTTCTATTCTGTGACTTTCTCCCTTGCGGTGACCTTTTCTTTTATCAAGAGGTGAATTGTATTGTGCCTATACAGCCCTAATGGTTTGCACACTAAGAGGAAATCCTCTTATTGTCCTCACTTCTGTATTTTTCCTATATGTTCTTCACCAGTTTTTATCACTCAAAGCTGTTAACAAAGCATGAAATTAAATTATGTTAGAGCAAATAGATGAATTAGAAATCCaattttgtatatttatgGTGCACTATGGTTACAATTTCCTGTTACTCTTGTCTCGTCTTCTTCATCATTCAAAAATTTGAGCCACCATGAAGAGTAACTGCATACAAGTgagtaaataaatgtattttcctgATTTGTTCCTGGCTGCAACATTTGGTCGTAAAAACTGTTATGCGTCCCAAAAGAACGAGAATATTTCCTGCAAATTGTTCTCCCATAATTTGCTCTTAAGGTTCCAATAAGCACAAAATGGAGAAGTTGActgcataaaaataaacatcctTTGTTTGTATTGGCATAGCCAGGATGGAAACATTTATCGGATAAATCGCAAGCATCTGGATGCTATTCTGAAGAACTGGTCATTATGCATATTCATACAATTTCATAATATAACCATATGTAGTCTACAAAACAAGCGCCACCCTCTCCctcattttcttatttagCTATTGGAGAGTTTTACGTTTAATCAGTGTTTCTCATTAATGCATGACTCAATCAAAATGTAGCAACCACTTGTTGGTAGCTGATAAATGTAAAGAATGCATACCCATCTTTGCCTGTAAATTGTCCAATTCAATTGCATATTGCCAGTAAGTCCTATTTGTCATCAGAGACCTCGGAGTTCCTGAAATAGCTATCAGCCACCCTCTGGCCCCCGTGGTCGCCTCAGCTGTCAAAAGTCAGCTGGAGCCGGGGGCTAGAGTGGGCGTGGAAAGAAGGATGATGGAGAGCAAGTATGTCATCTATAGTCTATGACACTTTGGCATGGGCCCTCGGTCAAATATATGCTGCTTTGAAAGTATGAATGGTATTTCATGTTGCAAGTAAATATACTGTTGAGTAATAAGTCGACTAAAAGACCAAAGCTccaatttgaatttgattgagatcaaattatttcaaaatgaaatttctACAATACACTTACCAGCTTCTCCATTTCCTGCTCACGCAACCTCTCTTCTCTCTGCCGGCGGTGGTACTCCAGAAGTTCATCCTCATTGTCGCTAATGGCAGATATGCTGTTCTTGCGCTCCCGGGAATAAGCTTTCATAGTGTTGGACAGGATGCTGGATGATTCGATGTCCTCAAAAGAGGTCTTTCTTTGGCTGCGAGGACTCGTGGCAGGAGATGAGCGCGACAGAGGACCCGGGATGAGGGTGTTGCTCTGATGTCTGCTTCCAGTCTCTGCTGCGTTCACAGGGGAGGGATTGTGGGCGTAAAAGGCCCTCATGGCCTCAGCCTTCGAGGGGGCCGCGGCTTTGCGATGAGTCTTCGGGCTCTGCTGAACGGGTTTGACGCTCTGCGATCCTGGAGTCCCTCTGCGGGACATGTAAGGACTCAGAGGTGGAAGGCTGGTGGATCCGGTCGACTCGGGCGTCCGGAGCGGTTCTCGTCTAGGGCTTGGGTGTCTCCTCTGAAGGGAGGAACCTCTCAGTCCAGGGCTGGACGGAGCCGCCGGTGAAGCGTTGTGACTTAGGCCCTGTCCGGACCCCCTGCTGGGCATTGTGGGGCTTGATGTGACCTCTGACCTGACATTCCTTAGAAGCTTCGGGCTGTCTTGTGCTCGCTGCTCACTGCTTGAGGTCGTAGAGAGGGATGTCCGCGGATGAGGCACAGGCATATTGGACCGAGGAGGCACGAGTGGAGAATTTCCCACAGAGCTAGCGCTCTCATCTCTCGTGACGTTGCTTATATCATTGAGCATATTCTGAGCGGGCTGAGGAAGTGACGCTTTCGCCGCTTTGGGGGACGATGGCACCTTCTGTGAGAGACTCCCGTGGACATCTTTCACTAAGGTACTGATTTTGGAGCTGCCGTTGCTAGAAAACACCTGGTGGGTCCCATTCAGGATGCTGCGGGGGTCTGCAGGAAGGGGGCAAGTAACACTTGTGCTTAAAGACTGCTGTTAAATAAACTAGGAGACACACTCAGAAGAACAGTTGCACAAACACAAGTAAACAAACAGAGAAGGAATGTACGCTGTTGAATTTGGCAGCCCCTAAAAGGAAGAATACGCCTGCTTGAATATGTTcttgcacacacatacagacatTGTTTCTTTGTTGGCTAAGATACTGATAAATGTCGAGGGGCCCGTGTTATGTGGTCGGGATGTGATGCTATTCGGTTGTGTAGTAATCCTTCAGGGATCTGGAGCTGCTAAATATAAAAGGTGCAGCCATGTGCCTCACATCAAACCGGGGCTTGGTCAGAAAAGAATGGGCCCAACGCTGGGCAGGGTGTGGTGCCTTTTACGATTCTTTATGTCCAGTAAGGTCAGCgtagaatgaaataaataccactaactaaaaaaaaaaaaaaaaagttacaccCACAATAGGTTAGACTATTTGACAATCGGGGCACACCTCAAGTGTAAAGCAGCGATTTAAATGAACCACATCTCAAAGAATCTGGGTCGCAGATAATTAGTTCTCAACAAGCTATTTTGGAATCAAATTGTGGATGACGACCAAAGGTTCTAAGACTAAATAAAACGGAGATGTGGAAGTCAAAAATCAAACCACAATATGATTGTTTGCTTTTAAGGATGGGTGCGTGTTTTTGTTACAGAGGTATTACAAGTTGGACGCAAACGCCCAGAAGGAGCTAATTAACGACACATTTGTTGCCATCTTGTATGCAATCTTTACCAGAATGTTGTGGCTTTGTTGTGCTTAGTGTTTGGCTTCCCCCAGGCAACATGTTCTTCATCCTCAGGGCCTCTTCTGGATGGTTGAAGCGGAAAAAAGTTGACTGACCAAAACACAGCATGCAGCCtgtcaagaaagaaaaagatcaTGTGACTAAGTCATTGTCTTCTTAAATTGGCGTTCATGTCACCTTCAAAACAAAGTTGgcatattgttattatttttagacTGCCTAGCCAAAGTCTTTGGTCGTCAAAAAGTTTCAACTCACGTGCAAATTAATCAGTGAGTGACTTCTTGCTCAGCTTTTCCAATGGCATGTCTAATTCTTGAGATGATGGTTTACATCCAATGGATATTCCACAAAGGGAATAAAAAAGCATTAAATATCCACACGGGAtccttgttttaaaaaaaaatcctcttttcTCGAAACATTGGTCCTCCGAAtaaatttttttgttgagCAGCTGCTGCTTCTACACACATCGACTGATGGCAGGCTGCAAATGACATTGCGTGTAGCTGCTGGCTCAGATCCCAAGAAAAGGTTCAACTGAGTGGGCGGGTCTGTGTTGATGCCCTTTTCATTGTGAGTATGAATGTTATTGTAAACATAGATGCCAGGACTGGGACAGCCACGAAAGTAAGAGAATTTGACTTAAGAGGACAATTTACATTCCACACTTGCTTTATGTCACTTATGTGTCACTTTGGCAAGGCTGTCTTCTACCTTGTGACAGACGGTAAGGTTTGCTGACGGAGAGTCCATCGATGGCGCACTGGTTCCCACACGGGTACAAGGTAATGGTGCCCGCCTGATTTTCAATGTAGCAATGCTGAGCTTTAATTCCGGGGCCCAGTAGAGCAATGTCCGTGCCTCCGCTGCCCAGTGTGGTTCTCcctgcaacaaaaacatttacccAGCGTCATTTACTGGAGGTCCACGTGCACCCCTGAATACCTCAGTGATGTATTCTTAGGCATGCCAACGACGGAGTTTGCTCATAACAGAGGTCAACGCTGGGTGGGCGGGGTTACAAATGTCGTCAACACATTGCTAAGAGTGGAGTGACAGGTGCTACGCTCTGGATATCTGATGTCATATGATTGACTCAGTCTGTATTGGAAAGTCGGGGTTCTTGGAAGCGAGATTATTTTCTGGAAAGCCACGACTGTCGGTATTTCGTTGTTTTCTATTAtacgacagacagacagactgatGTAGGTATGATACTGCATACAAATAAAGAACTAAAACTGTTGGAGTTGTGGCCAATATTATTGATACTGATTcattatcaaaacaaaaagaagttTGTAGCACTCATTTAAGACACATACGCAGAAACATATAGGACACAAACAAATCTTTACCTTCCTGCAGTGGCAGCAAGGTGATTGCTGTGCTCAAGCGTCCACTTCCCAAACTGACCAGGTGAGGGCGCTCCGCTTGGACTTTCAAGGATTTGCCAGTCTCAATCAGGTCTAAAGGAGTACTCTGTCAAAGCAAAATTAATTGGAATGATTGActacagtttttattttttccattccaAAATGTCCTTATAATTAACAAGAATCACAATATCTTATTACAATGAGCACCCAGTTGTATCTTCTTTAATTGTCCCTGAAGTGACAAATGACTCACCTGCAGAACTTGGTGTGTCTCTCGACCACGCTCTACTTGACCCCCGCCCCGCCGTTCCATGTCCGCTGGGCTGATGTCCGAATG
The sequence above is drawn from the Syngnathus acus chromosome 14, fSynAcu1.2, whole genome shotgun sequence genome and encodes:
- the phldb1a gene encoding pleckstrin homology-like domain family B member 1 isoform X8, which gives rise to MAHQVSDHSDISPADMERRGGGQVERGRETHQVLQSTPLDLIETGKSLKVQAERPHLVSLGSGRLSTAITLLPLQEGRTTLGSGGTDIALLGPGIKAQHCYIENQAGTITLYPCGNQCAIDGLSVSKPYRLSQGCMLCFGQSTFFRFNHPEEALRMKNMLPGGSQTLSTTKPQHSDPRSILNGTHQVFSSNGSSKISTLVKDVHGSLSQKVPSSPKAAKASLPQPAQNMLNDISNVTRDESASSVGNSPLVPPRSNMPVPHPRTSLSTTSSSEQRAQDSPKLLRNVRSEVTSSPTMPSRGSGQGLSHNASPAAPSSPGLRGSSLQRRHPSPRREPLRTPESTGSTSLPPLSPYMSRRGTPGSQSVKPVQQSPKTHRKAAAPSKAEAMRAFYAHNPSPVNAAETGSRHQSNTLIPGPLSRSSPATSPRSQRKTSFEDIESSSILSNTMKAYSRERKNSISAISDNEDELLEYHRRQREERLREQEMEKLERQRLETILNLCAGYNHEDNAAELAEVVRSGLLRGGRGASGDMQRGKEIDDEAQAEESSSTESTHQECEEVPASQEQIYLEEERSKMLAKVDDLRHRVNELEQQLKETKQEVEMEQALLQAERQAEQEQVEAEREQISQLQLKLSQLNKATQREKDKGRANVSAERKVLEKQRNEYNELKRQCDKCPLSLREQLQEQLSRSMPFKAEALEAGSKRFEELEFCQLEEESSLEERKETQASQFLQEQTEYHCSVAKRKEKMATLDAQVKQLGLQATHDCERMAKERAATLQLLHKEQDKLCALENRYHSMTSGRSFPKSNSKMTEDLLHINEPELVYEDEPSLSHCPSSTLHVPSPEVYPVRLQEEYLRMSDVYKMYGNACVHPHSCSPAPLAVADAVPCESQPELSRNAMAPINLERWYQDIMAAGEPPSCPPPLPAKSFSARWHGQLLKSKSDGEVGHTASCPPVSYLTTAPHSTLTRDKTSKGLQLMLREESNPLDMDSRKLNKDPSPTVHHSILHHHCPPSGNQAYDTLSLESSDSLETSISTSNSACTPESASGLETQRLEEMEKMLKEAQQEKARLIEHREREAQTRRHLLEEERKRREEAERRLFDETAHRRRLVEEEVKMREKNFSQARPMTRYLPNLKEEFDLRAHVESSGHSIDTCPFVILTEKMCKGHLVKMGGKIKSWKKRWFVFDRLKRNFCYYVDKHETKMKGLIYFQAIEEVYYDHLRIATKSPNPSLTFCVKTHDRLYYMVAPSPEAMRIWMDVIVTGAEGYTQFMS
- the phldb1a gene encoding pleckstrin homology-like domain family B member 1 isoform X7, which codes for MAHQVSDHSDISPADMERRGGGQVERGRETHQVLQSTPLDLIETGKSLKVQAERPHLVSLGSGRLSTAITLLPLQEGRTTLGSGGTDIALLGPGIKAQHCYIENQAGTITLYPCGNQCAIDGLSVSKPYRLSQGCMLCFGQSTFFRFNHPEEALRMKNMLPGGSQTLSTTKPQHSDPRSILNGTHQVFSSNGSSKISTLVKDVHGSLSQKVPSSPKAAKASLPQPAQNMLNDISNVTRDESASSVGNSPLVPPRSNMPVPHPRTSLSTTSSSEQRAQDSPKLLRNVRSEVTSSPTMPSRGSGQGLSHNASPAAPSSPGLRGSSLQRRHPSPRREPLRTPESTGSTSLPPLSPYMSRRGTPGSQSVKPVQQSPKTHRKAAAPSKAEAMRAFYAHNPSPVNAAETGSRHQSNTLIPGPLSRSSPATSPRSQRKTSFEDIESSSILSNTMKAYSRERKNSISAISDNEDELLEYHRRQREERLREQEMEKLERQRLETILNLCAGYNHEDNAAELAEVVRSGLLRGGRGASGDMQRGKEIDDEAQAEESSSTESTHQECEEVPASQEQIYLEEERSKMLAKVDDLRHRVNELEQQLKETKQEVEMEQALLQAERQAEQEQVEAEREQISQLQLKLSQLNKATQREKDKKAEALEAGSKRFEELEFCQLEEESSLEERKETQASQFLQEQTEYHCSVAKRKEKMATLDAQVKQLGLQATHDCERMAKERAATLQLLHKEQDKLCALENRYHSMTSGRSFPKSNSKMTEDLLHINEPELVYEDEPSLSHCPSSTLHVPSPEVYPVRLQEEYLRMSDVYKMYGNACVHPHSCSPAPLAVADAVPCEDYITVGQLSHIIGVQRLDPSSSSSITLFQLASSDSTFTCHTSGPSSLVSAKSQPELSRNAMAPINLERWYQDIMAAGEPPSCPPPLPAKSFSARWHGQLLKSKSDGEVGHTASCPPVSYLTTAPHSTLTRDKTSKGLQLMLREESNPLDMDSRKLNKDPSPTVHHSILHHHCPPSGNQAYDTLSLESSDSLETSISTSNSACTPESASGLETQRLEEMEKMLKEAQQEKARLIEHREREAQTRRHLLEEERKRREEAERRLFDETAHRRRLVEEEVKMREKNFSQARPMTRYLPNLKEEFDLRAHVESSGHSIDTCPFVILTEKMCKGHLVKMGGKIKSWKKRWFVFDRLKRNFCYYVDKHETKMKGLIYFQAIEEVYYDHLRIATKSPNPSLTFCVKTHDRLYYMVAPSPEAMRIWMDVIVTGAEGYTQFMS
- the phldb1a gene encoding pleckstrin homology-like domain family B member 1 isoform X4: MAHQVSDHSDISPADMERRGGGQVERGRETHQVLQSTPLDLIETGKSLKVQAERPHLVSLGSGRLSTAITLLPLQEGRTTLGSGGTDIALLGPGIKAQHCYIENQAGTITLYPCGNQCAIDGLSVSKPYRLSQGCMLCFGQSTFFRFNHPEEALRMKNMLPGGSQTLSTTKPQHSDPRSILNGTHQVFSSNGSSKISTLVKDVHGSLSQKVPSSPKAAKASLPQPAQNMLNDISNVTRDESASSVGNSPLVPPRSNMPVPHPRTSLSTTSSSEQRAQDSPKLLRNVRSEVTSSPTMPSRGSGQGLSHNASPAAPSSPGLRGSSLQRRHPSPRREPLRTPESTGSTSLPPLSPYMSRRGTPGSQSVKPVQQSPKTHRKAAAPSKAEAMRAFYAHNPSPVNAAETGSRHQSNTLIPGPLSRSSPATSPRSQRKTSFEDIESSSILSNTMKAYSRERKNSISAISDNEDELLEYHRRQREERLREQEMEKLERQRLETILNLCAGYNHEDNAAELAEVVRSGLLRGGRGASGDMQRGKEIDDEAQAEESSSTESTHQECEEVPASQEQIYLEEERSKMLAKVDDLRHRVNELEQQLKETKQEVEMEQALLQAERQAEQEQVEAEREQISQLQLKLSQLNKATQREKDKGRANVSAERKVLEKQRNEYNELKRQCDKCPLSLREQLQEQLSRSMPFKAEALEAGSKRFEELEFCQLEEESSLEERKETQASQFLQEQTEYHCSVAKRKEKMATLDAQVKQLGLQATHDCERMAKERAATLQLLHKEQDKLCALENRYHSMTSGRSFPKSNSKMTEDLLHINEPELVYEDEPSLSHCPSSTLHVPSPEVYPVRLQEDYITVGQLSHIIGVQRLDPSSSSSITLFQLASSDSTFTCHTSGPSSLVSAKSQPELSRNAMAPINLERWYQDIMAAGEPPSCPPPLPAKSFSARWHGQLLKSKSDGEVGHTASCPPVSYLTTAPHSTLTRDKTSKGLQLMLREESNPLDMDSRKLNKDPSPTVHHSILHHHCPPSGNQAYDTLSLESSDSLETSISTSNSACTPESASGLETQRLEEMEKMLKEAQQEKARLIEHREREAQTRRHLLEEERKRREEAERRLFDETAHRRRLVEEEVKMREKNFSQARPMTRYLPNLKEEFDLRAHVESSGHSIDTCPFVILTEKMCKGHLVKMGGKIKSWKKRWFVFDRLKRNFCYYVDKHETKMKGLIYFQAIEEVYYDHLRIATKSPNPSLTFCVKTHDRLYYMVAPSPEAMRIWMDVIVTGAEGYTQFMS
- the phldb1a gene encoding pleckstrin homology-like domain family B member 1 isoform X1, whose translation is MAHQVSDHSDISPADMERRGGGQVERGRETHQVLQSTPLDLIETGKSLKVQAERPHLVSLGSGRLSTAITLLPLQEGRTTLGSGGTDIALLGPGIKAQHCYIENQAGTITLYPCGNQCAIDGLSVSKPYRLSQGCMLCFGQSTFFRFNHPEEALRMKNMLPGGSQTLSTTKPQHSDPRSILNGTHQVFSSNGSSKISTLVKDVHGSLSQKVPSSPKAAKASLPQPAQNMLNDISNVTRDESASSVGNSPLVPPRSNMPVPHPRTSLSTTSSSEQRAQDSPKLLRNVRSEVTSSPTMPSRGSGQGLSHNASPAAPSSPGLRGSSLQRRHPSPRREPLRTPESTGSTSLPPLSPYMSRRGTPGSQSVKPVQQSPKTHRKAAAPSKAEAMRAFYAHNPSPVNAAETGSRHQSNTLIPGPLSRSSPATSPRSQRKTSFEDIESSSILSNTMKAYSRERKNSISAISDNEDELLEYHRRQREERLREQEMEKLERQRLETILNLCAGYNHEDNAAELAEVVRSGLLRGGRGASGDMQRGKEIDDEAQAEESSSTESTHQECEEVPASQEQIYLEEERSKMLAKVDDLRHRVNELEQQLKETKQEVEMEQALLQAERQAEQEQVEAEREQISQLQLKLSQLNKATQREKDKGRANVSAERKVLEKQRNEYNELKRQCDKCPLSLREQLQEQLSRSMPFKAEALEAGSKRFEELEFCQLEEESSLEERKETQASQFLQEQTEYHCSVAKRKEKMATLDAQVKQLGLQATHDCERMAKERAATLQLLHKEQDKLCALENRYHSMTSGRSFPKSNSKMTEDLLHINEPELVYEDEPSLSHCPSSTLHVPSPEVYPVRLQEEYLRMSDVYKMYGNACVHPHSCSPAPLAVADAVPCEDYITVGQLSHIIGVQRLDPSSSSSITLFQLASSDSTFTCHTSGPSSLVSAKSQPELSRNAMAPINLERWYQDIMAAGEPPSCPPPLPAKSFSARWHGQLLKSKSDGEVGHTASCPPVSYLTTAPHSTLTRDKTSKGLQLMLREESNPLDMDSRKLNKDPSPTVHHSILHHHCPPSGNQAYDTLSLESSDSLETSISTSNSACTPESASGLETQRLEEMEKMLKEAQQEKARLIEHREREAQTRRHLLEEERKRREEAERRLFDETAHRRRLVEEEVKMREKNFSQARPMTRYLPNLKEEFDLRAHVESSGHSIDTCPFVILTEKMCKGHLVKMGGKIKSWKKRWFVFDRLKRNFCYYVDKHETKMKGLIYFQAIEEVYYDHLRIATKSPNPSLTFCVKTHDRLYYMVAPSPEAMRIWMDVIVTGAEGYTQFMS